The Elusimicrobiota bacterium DNA window AGGTACATGGCTTCGACATCCGCGGCATCCGCCAAGAGCCGGTCTTCGTCGATGTATTTAAGCGAGGCCCAATCCGTCATTCCGGGCCGGATGGAGAGGATGCGCTTCTCCTCGGAGCTGTAGTGCGTCGTGAATCTCGGGAGTTCCGGTCTGGGGCCGACGAGAGACATCTCACCCCGCAGGACATTGAAAAGCTGCGGCAATTCGTCGGCCTTGGTGTAGCGGAGAAATCGTCCAAATGTGGTGATCCTGGGGTCCTTGAAGGGTGTCAGGCTCAGCCCGGGGGAGTCTGCATTCGAAATCATCGTGCGGAACTTCATGATGCGAAAGGGCTTTCCGTGCCTGCCCATTCGTTCTTGGATAAAGAGGATCGGTCCCGACGAAGAGAGCTTCACGATGAGCGCGATAATCAACAGCAGCGGCCAAAGAAAGGAGATCAGGAGGATGGAAACGCAGAGGTCGAAGATTCGTTTCGATTCGATCATCTTCGGTAGGCGGTGACGACCTTCTGTACGGCCGTGATGACATCGCTGACGTCCCGGCGGCTCATCCCGGAATAGATCGGAAGCGATACGAGGGATTCGAAATGTCGGTCGGCGTTGGGGAAGCGCGCCCCGGCGAGAATGCAATTCGTCCGATAGTAGGACATGAGGTGAAGCGGGATGAAATGCACGCTCAGACCGATATTCTCCGCTCTTAGCGCATTAAAAAAGGCATCGCGACCAACGCGCAGCTTCTCGGGTATGATCCGAAGGGAATAGAGATGCCAGGCGTGCTCGCTGTCGTTGCTTCTCGGGGGGGTTTTGAGCTCCGGGACGAGGGAGAACGCTGCGTCATACGCGCGTGCGATGGCGGCTCGATCGCGCCATAGCGCATCGGCTCTGTCCAATTGATGAACGGCGATGGAGGCGTGGACGTCGGTGAGGTTGTACTTGAATCCCGCCGCAACGATGTCGTAACGCCAGGATCCTCCGGGAGCGTAGCGCCTCCAGGCGTCCCGGTCCATCCCATGAAGACGCATCACACGTGCGCGGTCGGCGATCCTGGAGGATTGAGTAACCAAAACCCCCCCCTCCGCCGAGGTAATATTCTTGTTGGCGTAAAGACTGAAGGCTGCGGCGTCGCCGAGGAGCCCGACCGGACGGCCGCGGAACTTCCCAGGTACGCAGTGTGCGGCGTCTTCGATGACCGCGATGTCATGGCGGCGGGCGATTCTGCGGATTGCGTCCATGCGGCATGGCAATCCGCCGATATGAACCGGGATGACGGCCTTGGTCTTCTTCGTTATCGCGGCTTCGAAGGCGGCGGGGTCGAGGTTGAAGTCCTCTGCGCGGGAATCGATCAGTACAGGGCGAGCGCCGAAATAGGTGACAACCTCCGCAGTCGCAGTGAAGGTAAACGTCGGCACGACGACCTCATCGGCCGGCTTGAGACCGATGGCTTCCAGCGCAAGGTGGAGAGCGGCAGTGCCCGAGCATACGGCGACGGCATGCTTGGCCCCTAGATATGCGGCGAAGTCCCGCTCCAGGCGGGCGACGACTTTCCCCGAGGTGAGCCAGCCGGAACGCAGGGTGCGGCACACCTCGTTTATTTCTTTGGCGGTGATAGCGGGCTTATGGTAGGGGAGGAGGCGTGCCCTCGACGGTCGGCCTCCTTCGATGGCGAGCCTGTTTGGAATCACAACGCGGGCTCCCGGCCAGCAACGAACTCATGCAGGGGAGTCAGAAGTCCTGCGAGGGTCCCAAGGCCGTAGCTGAGATGGACGGAAAGGAATATCGGAGGGAAGAGCACGACCCATCGCAGGGGCAATCCTCCGCGGTCCCGCAGGGCGGCGGCGGTCCCCCCCATCATATGTGCCGTGAGAACCAGGATGAGACCGAGGCGGGCGTGCGTAGAGAACGTAGCCGCACCCAGCAGGAGGAACAGGATGGATAGAAAGACGAACGGGACGAGATGCCGAGGGGAGAGGGCCTGATGTTTGCCCCGGACGATCATCTCCCCCCAGACCCGTCCGTTCGAGAACATCTGACGCAGGGTCTGATTAAGCGTATCGCGGCCGTAGTACGTCGAGTGGATTGAGGGGTCGAGATGGAGCTTCATGCCAGCCTTGCGCATTCGGGTATGAAACTCGTTGTCCTGATGCCGCGGAAGAGACTCGTCGAACCCCCCAAGGACGTCGAAGACTTCTCGCCGATAGAGAGCCTGCCAAAGGCTGTCGGTCTCCCCTCCGCCTGTGCCCGTCCGAAACCCCGAGTTCCCAACGCCAAAACGGGAGGTCATGACCTTGGATAGGGCGAGCCGGAATCCCTCTTGCGGCGGGGTGCGGAGGATGCCTCCGACGGCGGCTGCAGTCGGGCAGGCCTGTAGGGCGCGGAGGTTCGCAGTGATGAAATCCTCCGGGATAGCGCCATGTGCTTCGATCCGGATGATGTGACGGCCCTTCGAGGCGCGTATCGCGATGTTCCAGCCCGAGGCGAGGGTCTTCCGTGGGTTGATGAACGACCGCCACAGGCAACGGCAGTTGGTGCGGAGAAGCTCTTCTGCGATGTCCTTCGTCCGGTCAGTGGAGCATCCGTCGACGATGATAAGCTCCATCTGCTCTGGTGGATATCGTTGTGCGAGGATGCTCTCTAGGCAACGTCGGATATGCGGCTCCTCGTTACGGCATACCACTAGGACTGAGATCTCCGGCGAAGACGTCGGGGCCTGAGGAGTCAAGATGGGTTCCTCGGCGGGGTGCTCTTCATCCTGTTGAGGGCCTCAATCTTCGCGAGGTAATCCGTGTTGGCCTCAGTATTCTCTGAGAAGTCGCGAATAGGAAGGAATGCGTAGATTACGAGATTGATGGCTTCGACGCTGAGCGCGAGCCAGGCGAAGCCGCCACGATATATCCCCTCTCGCTGGTAGATGAGCCAGAGGGTATAGATGCTCGCGATCGCGGCCAGTGCGAACGGCAATTCGTTCCCCGCGTGGGTGGAGAATTTCCAGACAGCGCCCCCGAGTCCCAAAACAAAGAGGACGGAGAGATGAAGAAATATCCATCGGTACGCGTAGAGGATGCAGCGGAGCCGAGCGAGGGACTTGAACGCGTGTCGCAACATCTGCCCCTGGGAACGGCTCCGCACTCCGAAGGCGTTCTCCATCTTCTGCCGAAAGGTGGCGATTTTCTCGTCGTGATGCACGATCATCGGATGCGGGATCCGATAAAGCCCGAGGCGGAGATCGGCGAAAGCCATCTTTGCGTAGAGCTCCTCCTCATGGCATGCGGGGTTGAACCCCCGGATGGCTTCGAGCGCCCTGCGATGGAAGAGGAACGCTCCGCCGAGGGAATCTCCTGCGGGGAGCGCGTGGGCTGGACTCTTATAGTAGTTCTTGATGTGCAGCGGCCCGAGCGCTGTCGGCCGGATGTCGTCGCGATATCCCGCCACGCCCGCTACGTCCGAGCGGGAGGAGAGGAAGGCGATCCCCGCGGGGAGCCAGCCCAGCTCAAGGGTCATGTCTCCGTCGAGGAACTGCACGAAGTCTCCATGCGTGAGGAACATTCCCGTGTTGCGCGCGTTGGCAGGCGTCCGATAGCCAGGGGGGGCGCGCAGGACAGGGAGTCCCTCCGCGCGTGCGAGAGCAACGGAAGAATCTGTCGAATCGCTGTCGACGTAGGTGATGAGAGCGGGAATGCCCGTCCGATCTCTGAGCTCGGCAGCGGCGAGTTTGGCTGAGTGGATGCAGTCTCGCAGAAGAGTCCCTTCATTGTAGCCGATGATGATGATGTCAAGAGAGCTTTGCGAAGCCATTGGAGAGATCATTTGGATAGCAGATATATGGGGCGCTGGTCCGTATCCGCGCCGATGAGAGTCTGTTTGCGGAGCCCGCTTGTTTGCGCGACGAAATCAACGAATGCCGTCGGTGTGAAATCCTTAAAGGATTCTCCCGGGAGCAGTTCTCCTGTGAGATGGGGCTGGAAAAAGATGTGATCGGCCTCTAGTTCGGAGAGGAATCTCGTCATCTTCTCGAAGGATGAACGCGTTTTGAGGAAGTGATAGAAGATGTTGAGTGCGAGGACCACATCGAAGTGCCCGAGGGGCGGCAGGTCGAAGATTGACTTGCCGATGACGGCGAAATGGCGGTTCTCCGCCAGGCGGAGCTTGCGTAGGAAGTAGATGTGTTGGGGGTCGGATTCGACGGCGACGCAATCGTGTCCGAGCGCCTCGAGATGGTGACAGAAATGGCCCCAATGCGCCCCGATGTCCAGGACGCGCAGCTTCTCGCCATTCGGGAGATGTTGGCGGATGATCCTCATACGCGTGTCGTCGTGGGATGCGGGGATCGCGGCGAGATCCGGGTGCGTCAGCTGATGGTAGATGTGACCGTCCCCGTTGTAGCGCGCGACATCCAGAATTTCTTCGACAAAGCGCACCCAGTGTGCGTGGCGGATCGAGACCCTGACAGGGATGCTTCGAAGACCCAAGAGCCTTGTCATCATGAGTCGATGGACGCCGTCAGCGAGAAGCAAATCCCCGTCGCGTCCGACATGGACGGCGACCTCATCTCCTTCATGGAGCGGACCTCCATCAGGATTCGGTATCTCCCGCTGGAGTCGATATCCGTTGCGCCGGATGTCGTCGTAAATCTCGTCTTGACGGCTGAATCTGCGACGCAGTTCATCGGGAGACTTCGCTCCGACATGGATGTATCCGGCAGTGATCTTCTTCAGAAGATAGGCGAAATACTCCGTCTTCTCCCATGGGATCCCCTGCCTGAAATGGGCCTCATACGCCGGCCCGATCCCGTGATACTGAGCGAAATCCCAAAGAGCCCTATCCCAATCGCCGTCGAGAATCTTTCCAGCGTCAAGAAACTTGTTGCTCGAGTAATGGCAGTAGCGTGTGATTTTGAGTGGGTCGACATGGATCAGAGCGTGGATGTCGTATGGAGGCTTCCGAATCCGGCGAAAGAAGGATTTGAAGCGGCCAGAGCGATGCACGTAGTGACGGTTGATCGTTCGGAGCATGCGAAAAAGAAGGGTGTTCTTCTTGCATGCACGCATGATGCTCAGCTTGAGGTCGATCATGGCAAGTCCCCGGGAGGCTCGACTGGGCGCCAGTCTTTGGCTGTGGCCGCGATGATGATGCCGGCTGCCATACAGAAGTCGCGGCTTTGAAAGCTGTCGAGGAAGACGAAATTCGCCAGATAAGCAGCGAGCATGCCGAGCATAACGGCGGACTGCGATCTTGTGGCCTGTCTCGTGAGGACGCTTAAACGTCGCCAGAGAGTGTGGAGGAAGATCAGGAATAGGGAGAACCCGATGATGCCTTGCTCGACGAGCATGAGGAGGTAGGTGTTGTGGGGGGCTCCAGAGGCGACGGTGCTGTCTTCGACGATTTTCCCAGAATTCGAGACTCCGACACCCGTGAGCACATACTCGTCGATTTGAGAGAGGTACACTTCCCAAGTCTCAAGGCGGTTTGAGCCCCGGTCTTCGGAGATGCGGGCGAAACGGCTTCGCGTGTAGTAGACGTTGTCCGGCAGAAGATAGGCGACGATGGCGCCGCAGGCGAGAAGTACGAGCGATATGACGAATTTCCCTCGCAGTCGAGGGCTGTAGAGGATGGCAATGACGCTGCCGGCGAGGAGTCCCATGAAGGCCCCGCGGGAACTCGTCATGAGCGTGACGCAGAGCGCTGTGATGGCGAAGAGCGCGAACAGTATCCGAGCAATAAGATTCTTGCTCTTATCGACGAGATGCATGAGGCCAATAAAGAACGCGAAGACCGCGACGCGGCCGCAGGAATTCGGGTCGAGGTAGCCCATCGCGTGGATGAGTTCGTTGGATTTGGATTCATATGAATATCCGCCGAGGCCGATCACGGTCAGGAGTCCAAGGCTCATGGCGACGCAGAGCTCGCGCAGTTGGGCTGCGGATTTTAGACTGTGCGCAACGGCGAAGGCGAAGAGGACGAAGTAGAAATAGCGGATGACGTTCAGCGAGAGGGATTCATTGATGCGGATGAATTCGTTGAGAAGCTCTTGCTCGAAGTAGAAAGGCTGCCAACTTGCGAATCCTGATTCCGAGAGGAACAGGGCGAAGAGCGTGTGGAGCGCTCCGTAGATGAGGAGCCATTTCAGGGCTTTCGGGGCCTTTCTCATTGAGAAGGATGAGAAGATCGCCCAGTGGAGGATGAGCCCCGTGGAGCATGCGACGAATATCTTAGAGAAATCGAATTCCGCGGTCTTCTGGAGTCCGTCCCCCCAGGTGATGAAGAACGCCGACCCTATGAGCAGCCAGCGGGGAAGCAGTTCCCTGAAAAAAGATTGAGCGCCCGTGGCTGCTTGAGGTATCCCGGGGTCACGGGCAAGGAGGTATGACGTCGAGGACGTCTCGACCTGGGCGTTGTCAGCGGGCATCGTCCCATCCTGGGAACGCCATCGAGATGATCTGCTTCACACAGGCCCGCATGCTGAGATGCGATTTCTCCATTGCACGGGCGCGGGCGGCGATATCGAGCCTTTCCTCTGAGTGGTCCAGATAATGCTGAATCCGCTTGATCATGTCATCTTCGGTGTCGAAGGTCGCGAGGACTTCGCGGGGTACGAAATCTTGGAGAATCTGGCCTTTCGCGTCGACGAGTTGGAGCGATCCGGCCGCAAGGATGTCCAACGTGCGGGGATTATAGCCGCGCACGGACTGCTCGTCGTGGATGTTCAGGCAGATCTTCGCC harbors:
- a CDS encoding sugar transferase, which gives rise to MIESKRIFDLCVSILLISFLWPLLLIIALIVKLSSSGPILFIQERMGRHGKPFRIMKFRTMISNADSPGLSLTPFKDPRITTFGRFLRYTKADELPQLFNVLRGEMSLVGPRPELPRFTTHYSSEEKRILSIRPGMTDWASLKYIDEDRLLADAADVEAMYLKTIMPDKLKINLEYLKNRTMLLDLQILLHTGLRLFARNPLPMP
- a CDS encoding DegT/DnrJ/EryC1/StrS family aminotransferase, producing the protein MIPNRLAIEGGRPSRARLLPYHKPAITAKEINEVCRTLRSGWLTSGKVVARLERDFAAYLGAKHAVAVCSGTAALHLALEAIGLKPADEVVVPTFTFTATAEVVTYFGARPVLIDSRAEDFNLDPAAFEAAITKKTKAVIPVHIGGLPCRMDAIRRIARRHDIAVIEDAAHCVPGKFRGRPVGLLGDAAAFSLYANKNITSAEGGVLVTQSSRIADRARVMRLHGMDRDAWRRYAPGGSWRYDIVAAGFKYNLTDVHASIAVHQLDRADALWRDRAAIARAYDAAFSLVPELKTPPRSNDSEHAWHLYSLRIIPEKLRVGRDAFFNALRAENIGLSVHFIPLHLMSYYRTNCILAGARFPNADRHFESLVSLPIYSGMSRRDVSDVITAVQKVVTAYRR
- a CDS encoding glycosyltransferase family 2 protein — translated: MTPQAPTSSPEISVLVVCRNEEPHIRRCLESILAQRYPPEQMELIIVDGCSTDRTKDIAEELLRTNCRCLWRSFINPRKTLASGWNIAIRASKGRHIIRIEAHGAIPEDFITANLRALQACPTAAAVGGILRTPPQEGFRLALSKVMTSRFGVGNSGFRTGTGGGETDSLWQALYRREVFDVLGGFDESLPRHQDNEFHTRMRKAGMKLHLDPSIHSTYYGRDTLNQTLRQMFSNGRVWGEMIVRGKHQALSPRHLVPFVFLSILFLLLGAATFSTHARLGLILVLTAHMMGGTAAALRDRGGLPLRWVVLFPPIFLSVHLSYGLGTLAGLLTPLHEFVAGREPAL
- a CDS encoding glycosyltransferase produces the protein MISPMASQSSLDIIIIGYNEGTLLRDCIHSAKLAAAELRDRTGIPALITYVDSDSTDSSVALARAEGLPVLRAPPGYRTPANARNTGMFLTHGDFVQFLDGDMTLELGWLPAGIAFLSSRSDVAGVAGYRDDIRPTALGPLHIKNYYKSPAHALPAGDSLGGAFLFHRRALEAIRGFNPACHEEELYAKMAFADLRLGLYRIPHPMIVHHDEKIATFRQKMENAFGVRSRSQGQMLRHAFKSLARLRCILYAYRWIFLHLSVLFVLGLGGAVWKFSTHAGNELPFALAAIASIYTLWLIYQREGIYRGGFAWLALSVEAINLVIYAFLPIRDFSENTEANTDYLAKIEALNRMKSTPPRNPS
- a CDS encoding class I SAM-dependent methyltransferase, with amino-acid sequence MIDLKLSIMRACKKNTLLFRMLRTINRHYVHRSGRFKSFFRRIRKPPYDIHALIHVDPLKITRYCHYSSNKFLDAGKILDGDWDRALWDFAQYHGIGPAYEAHFRQGIPWEKTEYFAYLLKKITAGYIHVGAKSPDELRRRFSRQDEIYDDIRRNGYRLQREIPNPDGGPLHEGDEVAVHVGRDGDLLLADGVHRLMMTRLLGLRSIPVRVSIRHAHWVRFVEEILDVARYNGDGHIYHQLTHPDLAAIPASHDDTRMRIIRQHLPNGEKLRVLDIGAHWGHFCHHLEALGHDCVAVESDPQHIYFLRKLRLAENRHFAVIGKSIFDLPPLGHFDVVLALNIFYHFLKTRSSFEKMTRFLSELEADHIFFQPHLTGELLPGESFKDFTPTAFVDFVAQTSGLRKQTLIGADTDQRPIYLLSK
- a CDS encoding O-antigen ligase family protein; protein product: MPADNAQVETSSTSYLLARDPGIPQAATGAQSFFRELLPRWLLIGSAFFITWGDGLQKTAEFDFSKIFVACSTGLILHWAIFSSFSMRKAPKALKWLLIYGALHTLFALFLSESGFASWQPFYFEQELLNEFIRINESLSLNVIRYFYFVLFAFAVAHSLKSAAQLRELCVAMSLGLLTVIGLGGYSYESKSNELIHAMGYLDPNSCGRVAVFAFFIGLMHLVDKSKNLIARILFALFAITALCVTLMTSSRGAFMGLLAGSVIAILYSPRLRGKFVISLVLLACGAIVAYLLPDNVYYTRSRFARISEDRGSNRLETWEVYLSQIDEYVLTGVGVSNSGKIVEDSTVASGAPHNTYLLMLVEQGIIGFSLFLIFLHTLWRRLSVLTRQATRSQSAVMLGMLAAYLANFVFLDSFQSRDFCMAAGIIIAATAKDWRPVEPPGDLP